GTTGTCACCTTGTGGGAGAAGCCGCTCATGAGGACGCTGTTGCGGGCCAGCTCGCACATGTCACAGGAGCTCAGCTTCCAGACCTGGGTGGCGATGCTGTACTCCTCCATCAGCGGctcctggggggggagagggggggtacACAGCCTCAGCACCCACCCCtgggccacccccccccaagagaGGATGGGAGTTCCCAGCTTCTCCCACTCTCTCTGGACCATCAAGCATCCTCTGGAGCCCGTCATTGCCTTGGCTCCTGGCCACCACCTACTCTGTCCCATCACCATGACTCGGCTGGTGGCCACCCCGTAGCCATTTTTGAGGGGGTTGGTGACCCGTGatacccccctccccaccccctcacctTGGTGAAGTGGAATTGGAGGGGGTCGTCGGTGGAGAGGGAGACCATGAGGCCCCGTGAGAGGTACTCGGGCAGGGGGTTGCGGTGGTAGCTGAGGAAGAGGCTGTTGTTGCTCAACGGGGACATGGCGATGCCGATCTGCGCCAGGTAGTAGAGGTACTGCAGGAcgggggcctggggaggggggaggacacacacacacacaacgggGTGAGGGGGTGTCCCCAACCGCGCACCCAGCCCCCAAGGGCACCCCCATCCCCGCTCACCTTGCGGAGCAGCAAGCCATGGGAGATGTTCTCCGAGACCATGAAGCCCGAGACGAGGTGGTGGATGGGACCGGCCTCCCCGCAGTGAGGGCGCAGGACGAAGGTGTGGAACCCTCTCTTCCTGCAACGTGGGGCTCACCGTCACCATCTGATAccaccaccccacacccccccaggaTGGACAGAGGTGCCAGGGGACCCCGAGGTGTCCTTACCTTCGAAGGTGGTTGAGCACCGTCATGTTGGCGTACATGTAGTACAGGTAGTAGGAGTAGGGTGGGTTGTCCTCCTCCACCCAGTTGCCCGGCAAGGGGCTGTCCAGGTTGAAGATGTGATGCTCTGGTTTGGATTCATCATCCACGCTGTCGAAGCCATCCACCTGCCAGGGAGACAACCCCAGGGTGGGATGGTCACCCCTCCAGCAGATCTGCTCCAGCCCTCAAGCTGGGTCCAGGCTGGGGGGTTACGGGTGtcagtggtgtgtgtgtgtgtgtccccgccgTGGTGCTCACGTGCTCCAGGAAGAGGTGCAGCTCGGGGTGTTGGGCAGGGTGGATGGTGGCCTCGTAGAGGGGCAGGAAGAtgttctccagcatctcctgGAAGTTGGCCAACTGCTTCTTCGTCCGGTAGACATCACTGCAGGGGGACGGACCTCGCTCAGAGATGGGATGggcccatcccaccccaccccaaccaTCGGTCAGGGTGTCCTTGGTCTCCCCACCCAGGTGATGGCCCCAGTTGAGGGTATCTGCCCCCCACCCCTTTACTCACAAGAGCCGGGGCACCTGCACGAGCCAGCGGACGTTGTTGGAGTGGACACGGTGGTTGACGGCCCAGCGGGCCAGCTTGTCCCACTCGTCCCGGGAGCGGCCATAGATGGAGAGCCGCAGCTCGGCGTTCTGGTACTTGCTCTCCTCCAGGTCGGACATCACCTCCTGTCAGGGATGGGAAAGTGTCACCCCACAGCCTCCGGGAAGGGGGGATGCCACCATGGGCATCAGAGGGAGGGAGATGTGGAGGGTCACTCATCAGGGTCGCTCACCTTGATGATGTGGGCAAAGTACTTCCCCGAGACACGGTTGTCCGTCTTGATGAAGATCTCCCTCAGGATGGACTCACCGATGGGGTTGTACTTGGCGTTGAACTTGTCGAAGCGGTGGAAGGTGTTGCGGTCCTGGGAGGAGGACATAGAGGTGAGCTGAGACCACTTGTCACCCCAGAGTCACCAGAACATCCCTAACCAgagcccccagcatccccccaccccgccctggGACAACCCCTGGAGAAGATCCCCCACCCCAAGCAGGGATGGGCTGGGGGCCCTGCTCATCTCCAGGATTTGAGGGGGTGTCCCTCTTACTGCGTGGACATCCAGCGTGTCCACGCTCAGGTCATAGGCGGTGAGGTTCATGGTCTCGAAGACCTCCTTGAGCGTCTGCTCCTTGCCCTTCTCCACGTGGACAATTTCATCCAGGTGCTTCTTCATGGCCCGCTTGATGAAGCGCAGGAGATGCTTCTGGTTCATGCAGGAAGAGGCGTGGATGTGGGTGTCCACCTGCATGGCCAGAGGGTGATGTTCAGCCCTAAGACCCTTCGAGCGCCCCCTCGGTCAAGCCATGACCCCTCCACCATGAGCTGGTGGGTACCTTGCGGATGTTGTAGAAGTCACGGTGGGGCACCTTCTTCTGGGCCGCCAGCTCCTTCATCTCATTGAGCAGCACGTGCATCTGGAACTTGGAGCTCAGGTACTGCAGCCGGCGGTAGCAGAAGGATTTGCTGCCcgaggtggggaaggggacatcagtttgggggagaggagggagaacaTCCAGCCCCGTGAGGCTGATGCCCACCAGGATGAGGGCACATAGCTCTCTTggaccccccctccccatgcacgGTGACCATAAGCAAAGATGGACACGTGGACATGGGAGCTGCACAGGTACCATGTGTCATAGCCACCACCATGTCCTCTGGTGCTGTCCCCAAGGTTCCATCCCCCCCAAGACACCCCCATTGGTGAGACCCTTCTCCTTACATGGGCCCATTGATGATCAAAGCCATGAGGAAATTCATGTCGGCGATGAACTCCTGCAGGTCAGGGTAGGGCAGGTCCAGCTCCGTGCTCCTGGTGGGGGGACAGCGGTGGGTCACAGGTGGGGACACGGCCCAGTGGGCTCCCCCCATGTCCCACGCCACCCATCGCAGCCCCCTCGGCAAACTCATCACACCAGTGAGCCCCCCGTGCCTCACGCCTCACTTGTCGGTGAGGTCCTGCTTGGTGTAGACGTGCACCACCCCGTCCACCATCTTCAGCCCGAAGCCCAGGTCCGCAGGCATGGTCTGGGGGTCACATGTCTCGTAGGGGTGCTGCTCCGCGAAGGGGGGATGCACGGGGGCATCTGCggccaggagacacccaaggagACACGCGTCATCTCATGGTTCCCCCAAAGCACCTCCCAACACTTCATCCCAACGTGAAGACCCCACCACCATGTGCTCACCAGCAGCCACGGGGGTCTCGGGCACCTCCTCGTAGCCACGGGTCTCCAGGGGCTTCTCGGAGAGGTCCTGGAGGTACCGGGCGGTCGTTTTGCAGAAGCTCTGCATGGACAACCCCATGTACTTCTCCCGTAGGAACAAGGCCTTCACCACGCTCTTGGCCGCATCCAGAAGGTCCGTGAAGGGCACCTGGGGTTGGAGGACACCAAAAGAAACCAACGCCAAGGTGGAGGTTGACACCCTGAAGACCTTCACCCCGTCTTGGCGGGTGGTGGGTCGGGGGGAGGCTCACCCCGCATTTCTCCTCCCCGGAGATGGTGACCCGCTGGAACTCCCGCTCCAGCAGCGCCTCCCGCTCCTTGGGGACATGGTCCACCAGGTCCTCGCTCTGCTCCTTGAAGAGTCTGTGGGTGCAGACGGTGGCTGGTGACACAGTCTGTCCCCAcccctgtgtccccgtgtccccccctttcCGGGAGCAACAGCACCAGCACCCCAGGGACTGCCTTGTCCCCAAGGAGGGTGATGTTGTCCCCAAGGAGGGTGACGTTGTCCCCAAGGATGCCACCACCAGCTTTGGGCAGCTGGGTGCCACCCACGTCCCCATGGGCGGTGGCGTtttgtcccccccaccccagacacatcccccagccccacacgaGCACAACGAAAAGTtggagggggacaggggggggaACAGAGAACGAAATAACTCGTGACAGAGACAACTCCCAAGCGGAGACAGGAGGGAGGGGGACACGCAGAATCGCACCCCAGTGACAGGGCCAGGACGGGGTCCTGTGccaccagcaggactggggacacccccccagctccctcaaatcccccccaaatcctcccaaCCTGGGGGTGTTAACCCCTTCAGTGCCAGCGAGAGCAGCCGGGCGGGGACATTTTGGGTCTGCGCTTAGGGGAAAGGTCGGGTCagagcagggccggggggggtccccaataatgcccccccccacccccccggtgtccccggcCGGTGTCACCGAGCCGGACACTCACTGTAAGTCCGCGGCACTGTCAATTTTCAAGAAGTCCTGTTTGGCTCTGAGCAAAATGTCGGGCTCGAGTCTGGGGACAAGCAGGCAGCgaaaaagggcggggggggggggacacacacgaccggggtgggggggggagccggggagaggggagagaaaacaccCCGTTAATGCCAAAAACgaccaaaaaaaacccgaaatcacacagaaaaaaaaaaaaaaagaaaaccaattaaattgacaaaaaaaaaccaaaaacaaaaaaaaaagggggggggacaccaagCGCAACACCCACGGGAGAGAGGACACAGAGCGGGCACAGAGGACCGAcagcccccccccaggggtggtggtggcttgTCCccatggtttggggggggggggaagagaagacacacacacacacacacacacaccccccaaacgtgtcccccccctcacccaccccccccggggcttaCTTGACATCCTGGCTGATCTGACGCTCCAGGCGCTGCCgtctctcctccagctgctcgaTGGGGCTCTCCTCCGGGAACTCGTAGGGCGCCGTCCGCATCTCGCTCTCGGCCAGCGAGCGGCAGAACAGCTCCTGCCACCCGGGGGCATCCCTGTCACGAGCTGTGCCCGGTCTCAGCCcgcagggcaggagaaggaagggagcgcccgcccccccaccccacccctcctccaccagctgagctggaagggctgggagggaggagggagggtttggggtggtgggtgggaaggggatggatGGAGGTGAGACACCCccacagacacatacacacacacacacacacacacccccaacccgGGGTGTTACACCCCTGAGACCTGGCAAACTCGGTGCATGGAACCCACCTCCGCGATCTCCTTGTATTTGCCGTCCATGGAGGTTCGCAGGTCGACGGGGAAATGTTTCAGGCAatggggggtcccggggagggaACGCGCCGACTGCAGGGGCCGggaccccagcccagcccgcaGCTCTGCGGACACCGGCACAGcgtgaggctttgggggggggggtcccaaacCCCCCCTCCCGAGCAGGGAGGGGTTAATCACCCCCTCCGCACCCCCCTCATGGAACTGGGATGCTGGTCCCCGGAGTggggatggggaaactgaggcagctcAAGGGTAGGAGGGAACACCCCCCCTctctgcgccccccccccgcccccccccaagcaCTATGGGGGGCTGCTGGCCctatcgggggggggggtgtggggggggtggtggtaaTGAGCCAGCAGTGTTAGTGAATGAGGGGATCAGGGATGGGgggcaggacacccccccccccagcatagGGAGGGCAGGACGCTGGGGTCCCCCCCATCAGACTCCTCTATCCAACCCCCCCCCGTTCCACTGTCTGCCTCCCCCGCAATGCcagcgctgcccccccccagccccatccatcctcctgcccccccccaaatccatagCGAAAGGCATCACcacggcaggggagggggggggcatccCCAAACTGGGAAGAATGGGAGGCAACGGCCCCCCTCCCCCAGAAAACAACCCCCATTGCCCCGATTCGTgcgtcccgttcccccccccccccaggagcaaCCCCGGCTCCTACCTGCGCTGGGGCCACCGGGCTGGGGGGGTGCtgcccgtttccccccccccacccgcccggCCCACGGAGCACAGGGAGGCTGCGCCAGCAACGTGGGGCAACGAGAAGTTGGGGGGGGAGAGCCTGAcctggacccccccagcaccccctcctcggcgtcagggaacccccccccccggggccagcaCCCTTCTCTGCTCCCCCCCCCTTGCACCCACCACCCTCATCGCCAAACCCTGCCATAGacccggctgcggggggggggcactggaAATCGGGCCCCACTGGTTAAACTGGGGCCACCAGTatgaacccccccccctcccacccagcaAAGCTTGGGGGGGTGAACCCAGCCgtcctgcccccccctccccacgagacacccccccacaccccccccccatttgcCTCCCATAGCGcatcctcccaccaccacccaaaccagaatggggggactggggagctgcccccccccccccccccattgctgAGGTCcggggtggggaaactgaggcacgacttgggcgggggggggggggggttcaccccccagctccccccgtgcacacgcgtgtgcgagAGCGTTTCAGCCAGagccgcccccctcccctgcctcagtttccccccccctcccccccccccccgcggaggTACCTGTACCGCGGTGGCAGCTGGTGGCACCCAAGGGGCAGGGATGGCACCGGCGTCACCCGGGATGCGTCACCCAGGGCACGGTGACACTCGGGGTGTCCTGTGCCACCGGGATGTGCCCACCACCCTCGgctgacagcccccccccccccccccaagaggagCCGGGTGACACCCGCAAGGTGCCACCCCGTGCCACTACTGTcaccagacacacacacacacaccccccccggggaaCCCAGTGGGGGACCCCCAACCGTGGGGGAGACCACACatgaaacaccccccccccctcccaacaccAGCACCCCGACACCCCCACCCCgtgggggtcccaccaccctgcacccccagcgtgtcgtcgtcccccccccccccccgccgcagaGCCCCCCCGCgatgccacacacacacacacgggacaCCCCAACACCGCTGACACCCCGGCGGTGGGAGGGCCCAATGAGCAGCCCCGACGCCACGGTGatgggcacccccccccccccaaacagcaactcaacacctcccccccccccaaaccatagACAGCCCCCCCCATAACAcccacaccagcccccccccccccccctccaggcttGGCGTAGCCagtggcctgggggggggggtggtgggtgggtgggtgtcagccccagccgtggggctggtgacccgaggggggggtggagggcggggggggggtgtcgaggaaacggggggggggggtgtctcacctgCGGGGCTGGGGGCCTGCAGGCTGCCCCGCTTCTTGAAGGGGTACTTGGCCGGGGCGGCCGAGGACATGGCGATTCctgggggcggcggtggcggggttGGTGGCGGTGAcgatggccggggggggggacggggggacggggggacgggacgggacggacaCGACGGACACGCTGGCGatggcgtggggggggggggcttgacGGTGGTGACGATGGCGATGTGGCGATGGCGGGGTTGAGGatggtggcggtggcggtggtggcgggggggggggcccccgggggggtggtgggggtgttgggggggggggggggggcggaggggagtggggggggggactCTTACGGCAGCAGGGCGGCAGGGCCGAGCGATGGCTGCCGCTCCCTCCCCTGGTTGATGATTGATGCAGGAAACCCGGGGCTGGACCAAAGTCCCCGGCGGAACCCGGCCGGAAGCCGGGCCGAGGAAGAGGATGGGGCGGGAGGAGGATgtgggcgaggaggaggagggaggagggaggaggaaggaggaaggttgTCGGGGCAACCGGCCCTGTCGCGGAGCTCGCCCCGAGACTGGTGTCGGGCGAGTCGGGGATGCGGTGCTGAgctcccccccgccgccaccaccactGCTATAGCCGCCCCCCCGCCGTGGCagtcattcccccccccccccaagaggggGTATATCCCACCGAGAGGTGGTGttggacccccccaaaatggtAGCGGCGCCGCCAATAGCAGGGTggcacccccacccctccccgagaTGGGCGTTGTGCCCCCCCCAAGACAGGCATTGTGTCCCCAAGACAGGTATTGCCCCCCCAAGacagggtgccccccccccccaagacaggCATTGTGTCCCCAAGACAGATATTGCCCCCCCAAGACAGGGTGTCGCCCCCCCCAAGACAGGCATTGTGTCCCCAAGACAGATATTGCCCCCCCAAGACAGGGTGTCACCCCCCCCAAGACAGGCATTGTGTCCCCAAGACAGATATTGCCCCCCCAAGACAGGGTGTCGCCCCCCCCAAGACAGGGTGTCACCCCCCTGAGATGGGCATTGTGTCCCCCTCAAGAGATGGTGCCCACCCCCAAGACAGGCATTGCCCCCCCAAGAGAGGGTGTCACCCCTCCGAGATGGGTATTGCCCCCCCCAAGACAGATATTGCGCCCCCAAGAGAGGGTGTCACCCCTCCGAGGTGGGTATTGCCCCCCCCAAGACAGATATTGCCCCCCCAAGACAGGGTGTCACCCCCCTGAGATGGGCATTGTGTCCCCCCCAAGAGATGGTGCCCACCCCCAAGACAGGCATTGCCCCCCCAAGAGAGGGTGTCACCCCTCCGAGATGGGTATTACCCCCCCCAAGATAGATATTGCCCCCCCAAGACAGGGTGCCCACCCCCAAGACAGGCATTGTGTCCCCAAGACAGATATTGCCCCCCCAAGAGAGAGTGCCCCCCCCTGAGATGGGTATTACCCCCGCAAAGACAGGCGTTGCCCCCCAAGACAAagtacccccccaaaaaacaggagTTGCCCTCCAACacagtgtgccccccccccccccttgaggTGGGCATCATCCCCATCAGAGCTGGGGTACCTCACCCCCCGactgggctctgcaccccccccGCCGGGCAtccttgtccccagggtgggcacTGTCCCCCCCGACACAGCCCATCACCCCCCCTGCACTTAGACATtgtacccccccccccggaaaaaaacccacaggtacCCCCCAAAACGGGGCATCGCCCCCTCCAAGATGAGCATCCCCCCCGCAGATGGGGTACCGCACCCCAAAAAGAggactcctcctcctccagccccccccccccccccagaccctgcaaaggtggggggggggccctcagcccccatgtccccaaaggGTTACAGGACAgggcctgaccccccccccccagcccccccccaaaccccatcttccCCCGTCATACAGGGGACCCAGAAGGAGGTCCCAgctgttggggtgctggggggggggggaggtgtcacATCCTTGTGTgttgtccgt
This portion of the Numenius arquata chromosome 24, bNumArq3.hap1.1, whole genome shotgun sequence genome encodes:
- the AMPD2 gene encoding AMP deaminase 2, producing MSSAAPAKYPFKKRGSLQAPSPAELRAGLGSRPLQSARSLPGTPHCLKHFPVDLRTSMDGKYKEIAEELFCRSLAESEMRTAPYEFPEESPIEQLEERRQRLERQISQDVKLEPDILLRAKQDFLKIDSAADLQLFKEQSEDLVDHVPKEREALLEREFQRVTISGEEKCGVPFTDLLDAAKSVVKALFLREKYMGLSMQSFCKTTARYLQDLSEKPLETRGYEEVPETPVAADAPVHPPFAEQHPYETCDPQTMPADLGFGLKMVDGVVHVYTKQDLTDKSTELDLPYPDLQEFIADMNFLMALIINGPIKSFCYRRLQYLSSKFQMHVLLNEMKELAAQKKVPHRDFYNIRKVDTHIHASSCMNQKHLLRFIKRAMKKHLDEIVHVEKGKEQTLKEVFETMNLTAYDLSVDTLDVHADRNTFHRFDKFNAKYNPIGESILREIFIKTDNRVSGKYFAHIIKEVMSDLEESKYQNAELRLSIYGRSRDEWDKLARWAVNHRVHSNNVRWLVQVPRLFDVYRTKKQLANFQEMLENIFLPLYEATIHPAQHPELHLFLEHVDGFDSVDDESKPEHHIFNLDSPLPGNWVEEDNPPYSYYLYYMYANMTVLNHLRRKRGFHTFVLRPHCGEAGPIHHLVSGFMVSENISHGLLLRKAPVLQYLYYLAQIGIAMSPLSNNSLFLSYHRNPLPEYLSRGLMVSLSTDDPLQFHFTKEPLMEEYSIATQVWKLSSCDMCELARNSVLMSGFSHKVKSYWLGPHYLKEGPEGNDIRRTNVPDIRVSYRFETLCQELTLITQAVQSEELETIQEEDALTITSNLLTH